A single genomic interval of Streptomyces sp. NBC_00663 harbors:
- a CDS encoding carbohydrate ABC transporter permease, with amino-acid sequence MTTNTAAPERLRPVRRTRTNNARRRESLTALGMATPAVVLLIVFLVVPVALAFALAFTDARLISPTPARFVGLRNFTQLFEDPVFYKSLRNTVYFAVVVVPLQAGLALVLALLVNAKVRGVNFFRTVYFLPVVTSMVVVSLLWTFLYREDGLVNRVISTLTLGHVQGPDWLGDPATAMPAIILMSVWQGVGFHMIIWLAGLQTIPAELYEAAELDGATPWHRFRHVTWPGLRATRTFVLVTITIAAFSLFTQIRVMTQGGPLDSTTTVVFQAVRTGYDQQQTAYAAAISLVFFLLVLTVSLIQRFLTREKD; translated from the coding sequence GTGACCACCAACACCGCAGCCCCCGAGCGGCTGCGTCCGGTCCGGCGAACCCGCACGAACAACGCCCGTCGCCGTGAGAGCCTCACCGCCCTCGGCATGGCCACCCCGGCCGTCGTGCTGCTGATCGTCTTTCTCGTCGTACCGGTCGCCCTCGCCTTCGCTCTGGCCTTCACCGACGCGAGGCTCATCTCGCCCACCCCGGCCCGCTTCGTGGGCCTGAGGAACTTCACCCAGCTCTTCGAAGACCCGGTCTTCTACAAGTCCCTGCGCAACACGGTGTACTTCGCCGTGGTCGTCGTACCGCTCCAGGCCGGCCTCGCCCTGGTCCTGGCGCTGCTCGTCAACGCGAAAGTGCGGGGCGTCAACTTCTTCCGCACCGTCTACTTCCTGCCGGTCGTCACCTCGATGGTTGTGGTGTCCCTCCTGTGGACCTTCCTCTACCGCGAGGACGGCCTGGTCAACCGCGTCATCTCGACGCTCACCCTCGGCCATGTCCAGGGCCCGGACTGGCTGGGTGACCCGGCCACCGCGATGCCCGCCATCATCTTGATGTCGGTCTGGCAAGGCGTCGGCTTCCACATGATCATCTGGCTGGCCGGTCTCCAGACCATCCCCGCCGAGCTGTACGAGGCCGCCGAACTCGACGGAGCCACCCCCTGGCACCGCTTCCGCCACGTCACCTGGCCCGGACTGCGCGCCACACGCACCTTCGTGCTCGTCACCATCACCATCGCGGCGTTCAGCCTCTTCACCCAGATCAGGGTGATGACCCAGGGCGGCCCGCTCGACTCCACCACCACCGTCGTCTTCCAGGCGGTGCGCACCGGCTACGACCAGCAGCAGACCGCCTACGCGGCGGCCATCTCACTGGTCTTCTTCCTGCTCGTCCTGACCGTGTCGCTCATCCAGCGGTTCCTGACCCGGGAGAAGGACTGA
- a CDS encoding ABC transporter substrate-binding protein, producing MVFRTRRLAAASVAAAAATALVAGCASGSGGNSSGASGDTLTLWTHNAGNSAELDVVKKIIKDFNGSQDKYTVKLQSFPQTDYNNSVVAAASARKLPCLLDVDGPNVANWAWGGYLAPIDVAGSEVPVSDQLDSTVGTYRDKLYSFGFYDVSLAFFARKSVLNENGIRIPTMDKPWTKGEFDAALAKLKKSGKFAYPLEMGTGGSGEWWPYAYSPQLQSFGGDLIDRDGYKTASGTLDGKESVEWGNWFRSLVTKGYLAKKSGADPNKDFLAGKSAIQWDGSWNAAKNAEKLGDDLAIIPPVDFGKGPKIGGASWQWAMSSTCSNKDGAQEWLKFSRQTKYFVDYAKATSTIPATDEAATQIEDYRPGGKFAVLGRFAQKYATLRPVTPAYPYISTEFQKAAQDILAGADPKTALGQAAKNIDNNLKTNNNYSG from the coding sequence GTGGTGTTCAGAACAAGGCGCCTCGCTGCTGCGAGTGTAGCCGCCGCGGCGGCGACCGCACTCGTCGCCGGCTGCGCGTCCGGCAGTGGCGGGAACTCGTCCGGGGCCAGCGGTGACACGCTGACCCTGTGGACGCACAACGCCGGCAACTCGGCCGAGCTCGATGTCGTCAAGAAGATCATCAAGGACTTCAACGGCTCCCAGGACAAGTACACGGTCAAGTTGCAGTCGTTCCCACAGACCGACTACAACAACTCCGTCGTGGCCGCCGCCTCGGCCCGCAAGCTGCCCTGCCTGCTCGACGTGGACGGCCCCAACGTGGCGAACTGGGCCTGGGGCGGCTACCTGGCCCCCATCGACGTCGCCGGCAGCGAGGTCCCGGTGTCCGACCAGCTCGACAGCACCGTCGGAACCTACCGGGACAAGCTCTACTCCTTCGGTTTCTACGACGTCTCCTTGGCCTTCTTCGCCCGCAAGTCCGTCCTGAACGAGAACGGCATCCGCATCCCCACCATGGACAAGCCCTGGACCAAGGGCGAGTTCGACGCCGCCCTGGCCAAGCTGAAGAAGAGCGGCAAGTTCGCCTACCCGCTGGAGATGGGCACCGGAGGCAGCGGCGAGTGGTGGCCGTACGCCTACTCCCCACAGCTTCAGAGCTTCGGCGGCGACCTCATCGACCGCGACGGGTACAAGACCGCCTCCGGCACCCTCGACGGCAAGGAGTCCGTGGAGTGGGGCAACTGGTTCCGCTCGTTGGTGACCAAGGGCTACCTGGCCAAGAAATCCGGCGCCGACCCCAACAAGGACTTCCTGGCCGGCAAGAGCGCCATCCAGTGGGACGGCAGCTGGAACGCGGCCAAGAACGCCGAGAAGCTCGGCGACGACCTGGCGATCATCCCGCCGGTCGACTTCGGCAAGGGCCCGAAGATCGGCGGCGCCTCCTGGCAGTGGGCCATGAGCTCCACCTGCTCCAACAAGGACGGCGCTCAGGAGTGGCTGAAGTTCTCCCGCCAGACCAAGTACTTCGTCGACTACGCCAAGGCCACCAGCACCATCCCCGCGACCGACGAGGCAGCCACACAGATCGAGGACTACCGGCCGGGCGGAAAGTTCGCCGTGCTCGGCCGGTTCGCGCAGAAGTACGCGACGCTGCGCCCGGTCACCCCGGCCTACCCCTACATCTCCACCGAGTTCCAGAAGGCGGCCCAGGACATCCTCGCGGGAGCCGACCCCAAGACCGCCCTCGGCCAGGCCGCGAAGAACATCGACAACAACCTGAAGACGAACAACAACTACTCAGGCTGA
- a CDS encoding oxidoreductase: MLTGKPVAVVTGASSGIGKEAALALVAAGFDVVGTSRNTSGVAPLGGVTLLGLDVANDASVAAAVQEVSERFGRIDVLVNNAGVGSMGAAEETSVAQARAVFDTNVFGVMRMVNEVLPHMRAQGRGRIINISSVLGFLPQPYMAAYAASKHAVEGYTESLDHEVRDHGVRALIVQPAYTRTGFEANSAKPDTPLHAYAKQRQTVDRVMADAVRGGDAPAVVAQAIVAAATDPKPRYTAGPLAGRARLLRRLAPAAVFDKQIRKMNQLSG, translated from the coding sequence ATGCTGACAGGCAAGCCGGTGGCAGTCGTGACGGGCGCGTCGTCCGGCATCGGGAAGGAAGCCGCGCTCGCCCTCGTCGCGGCGGGTTTCGACGTGGTCGGCACAAGCCGTAACACCTCAGGCGTCGCCCCTCTCGGCGGTGTGACGCTCCTCGGCCTCGACGTCGCCAATGACGCCTCGGTCGCCGCAGCGGTCCAGGAGGTGAGCGAGCGCTTCGGGCGGATCGACGTCCTGGTCAACAATGCCGGCGTCGGCTCGATGGGGGCGGCGGAGGAAACCTCCGTCGCACAGGCCCGGGCCGTCTTCGACACCAACGTCTTCGGCGTCATGCGCATGGTGAACGAGGTCCTGCCGCACATGCGCGCTCAGGGGCGCGGGCGCATCATCAACATCTCGTCCGTGCTCGGGTTCCTGCCCCAGCCGTACATGGCCGCCTACGCCGCCTCCAAGCACGCGGTCGAGGGCTACACCGAGTCCCTGGACCACGAAGTCCGTGACCACGGCGTCCGGGCACTCATCGTCCAACCCGCCTACACCAGGACCGGGTTCGAGGCCAACAGCGCGAAACCCGACACCCCGCTGCACGCGTACGCGAAGCAGCGGCAGACCGTCGACCGCGTGATGGCGGACGCGGTCAGGGGCGGCGACGCCCCGGCCGTCGTCGCCCAGGCGATCGTCGCGGCCGCGACCGACCCGAAGCCGCGCTACACCGCCGGTCCCCTGGCCGGACGCGCACGCCTGCTGCGCCGCCTCGCTCCCGCCGCGGTCTTCGACAAGCAGATCCGCAAGATGAACCAGCTGTCCGGCTGA
- a CDS encoding LacI family DNA-binding transcriptional regulator, producing the protein MSERRVTMADVAREAGVSPTTASFALSGRTDMRISDASRERVLEAARQLGYRPNVTARSLRTKSTQTIGLVSDRITTTPFAGDVIRGAMEAAREQDHLLFITEAGGDRAAESSLVHALLDRQVDAVIYATMFTRYVTPPKELFGRRVVLLNCLAPGFDAPSVVPDELEAGRDAARALLTAGHTEGIWAIGGHQAVPATPEGIIAGNERMRGLEEVLREGGARLDGVIECDWDTLDGYREVSALLAAGTRPRALVCLADRVSFGAYQALGEAGLSVPGDVSVISFDDQDIASVLRPALTTLKLPHHQLGRLAVELILRGGPLEAAVHRVPMPLRERASLGAPAGR; encoded by the coding sequence ATGTCCGAACGCCGCGTGACCATGGCCGACGTCGCCCGCGAGGCGGGCGTATCGCCGACGACCGCGTCGTTCGCCCTGTCCGGCCGCACCGACATGCGCATCTCCGACGCCTCCCGGGAACGGGTCCTGGAAGCGGCCAGGCAGCTGGGCTACCGCCCGAACGTCACCGCACGAAGCCTGCGGACGAAGTCCACGCAGACCATCGGACTCGTCTCGGACCGGATCACCACCACTCCGTTCGCCGGCGACGTCATCCGCGGCGCCATGGAGGCCGCCCGCGAGCAGGACCACCTGCTGTTCATCACGGAAGCCGGCGGCGACCGCGCCGCCGAGTCCTCGCTGGTCCACGCGCTGCTGGACCGCCAGGTCGACGCGGTGATCTACGCGACGATGTTCACCCGGTACGTCACTCCCCCCAAGGAGCTGTTCGGGCGCCGCGTCGTGCTGCTGAACTGCCTGGCCCCCGGCTTCGACGCGCCCTCCGTGGTCCCCGACGAACTGGAGGCCGGCCGGGACGCGGCCCGCGCCCTGCTGACGGCCGGTCACACCGAGGGCATCTGGGCGATCGGCGGCCACCAGGCCGTCCCGGCCACCCCCGAGGGGATCATCGCCGGCAACGAGCGCATGCGCGGCCTGGAGGAAGTGCTCCGCGAGGGCGGCGCCCGCCTCGACGGCGTCATCGAGTGCGACTGGGACACCCTGGACGGCTACCGGGAGGTGTCCGCCCTGCTGGCGGCCGGGACCCGCCCCCGGGCCCTGGTGTGCCTGGCCGACAGGGTGTCCTTCGGCGCCTACCAGGCACTGGGCGAGGCGGGACTGTCGGTGCCGGGCGACGTGTCGGTGATCTCGTTCGACGACCAGGACATCGCCTCCGTGCTGCGGCCTGCGCTCACCACGCTGAAACTGCCGCACCACCAGCTCGGACGCCTCGCCGTGGAACTGATCCTCCGCGGCGGGCCGCTTGAGGCGGCCGTACACCGCGTGCCCATGCCGCTGCGGGAGCGCGCCTCGCTCGGGGCCCCCGCCGGGCGGTGA
- a CDS encoding carbohydrate ABC transporter permease yields MTSLLKRISGHAGRIVLALVFALPLLFMLVSSLKTDDQIFGDLGSPRAFLPVGALSLDNYTAMFDRVPAARFLLNSVLISSITVVLGVIINSLAAFALSRMQWPGRRLVLTTVIATLIVPFETFALPLVWWVNQLPLLRVNGFHLEWTTGWMDTYQVQILPFAANAFSIFFFHQFFQSIPKELDEAAIMDGAGWFTIYRRIVMPLSGPAVATVAILTFLPAWNSYLWPLMVVQSEELRPVMVGISYFFQLNVGWGQIMAYSSMITVPILALFVAFQRSFVNSIASTGVKG; encoded by the coding sequence ATGACCTCCCTCCTCAAGCGGATCAGCGGCCACGCCGGCCGCATCGTCCTGGCCCTGGTCTTCGCACTCCCCCTGCTCTTCATGCTGGTCTCGTCGCTCAAGACCGACGACCAGATCTTCGGCGACCTCGGCTCCCCGCGCGCCTTCCTCCCGGTCGGCGCCCTGTCGCTGGACAACTACACGGCCATGTTCGACCGGGTCCCCGCGGCACGGTTCCTGCTGAACTCCGTGCTGATCTCCTCGATCACGGTGGTCCTCGGCGTCATCATCAACAGCCTGGCCGCCTTCGCGCTCTCACGCATGCAATGGCCGGGCCGCAGGCTCGTCCTGACCACCGTCATCGCCACCCTCATCGTGCCGTTCGAGACCTTCGCGCTGCCGCTGGTGTGGTGGGTCAACCAACTGCCGCTGCTGCGCGTGAACGGCTTCCACCTGGAGTGGACCACCGGATGGATGGACACCTACCAGGTGCAGATCCTCCCGTTCGCCGCCAATGCCTTCTCGATCTTCTTCTTCCACCAGTTCTTCCAGAGCATCCCCAAGGAACTCGACGAAGCGGCGATCATGGACGGCGCCGGCTGGTTCACCATCTACCGCCGCATCGTGATGCCCCTGTCCGGCCCGGCCGTCGCCACCGTCGCCATCCTCACCTTCCTGCCCGCCTGGAACTCCTACCTGTGGCCGCTGATGGTCGTCCAGAGCGAGGAACTGCGACCGGTGATGGTCGGCATCTCCTACTTCTTCCAGCTCAACGTGGGCTGGGGCCAGATCATGGCCTACTCGTCCATGATCACCGTGCCGATCCTCGCCCTGTTCGTGGCGTTCCAGCGGTCGTTCGTCAACAGCATCGCCTCCACCGGCGTCAAGGGCTGA
- a CDS encoding DUF6114 domain-containing protein: MTSADAPAHPHSDSGFARARRDFRAWRRTRPFWAGLLVLLAAAPIIYLPYFNLSIGALSVAMSTTAGAGSLVIGLTLIVLGGLLWFQPIIRFFAGCVAIFLGVLSLPISNFGGFFFGTLFAATGGLLALAWGPVDDGIPGGTIASEGEPAND, from the coding sequence ATGACGAGTGCCGACGCGCCTGCGCACCCCCACAGTGACAGCGGCTTCGCCCGCGCTCGCCGTGACTTCCGGGCCTGGCGGCGCACCCGCCCCTTCTGGGCGGGCCTGCTGGTGCTGCTCGCCGCCGCGCCGATCATCTACCTCCCGTACTTCAACCTCTCCATAGGCGCCCTGTCCGTGGCGATGTCGACCACTGCGGGTGCCGGGTCCCTGGTCATCGGCCTGACGCTGATCGTCCTCGGTGGACTCCTCTGGTTCCAGCCGATCATCAGATTCTTCGCCGGCTGCGTCGCCATCTTCCTCGGCGTGCTGTCGTTGCCCATCTCCAACTTCGGCGGGTTCTTCTTCGGCACACTGTTCGCGGCCACGGGCGGACTGCTCGCTCTGGCCTGGGGTCCGGTGGACGACGGCATACCCGGCGGCACCATCGCCTCGGAGGGAGAGCCGGCCAATGACTGA
- a CDS encoding DUF6230 family protein, whose protein sequence is MSQRIGKTHWKRFAIGAVPTVAATAAVAVSMAQGALAASFSISGSDFKVSAGKLSGTGFGNYATVDVAKNGKHVPVSVSSIKDAEVTDMCQSVPVDIPVLGTYTMTLEAGGSGTPVKAKDLYIDMTDLKAKKGTFTNIDIGVATGSMTKSQVNPKDKVDPNGYAQEADKVEIIDAHQTVWATTAGTFELSGLHMNIAAGRHDCF, encoded by the coding sequence ATGTCCCAGCGCATCGGCAAGACCCACTGGAAGCGTTTCGCGATCGGTGCGGTGCCGACCGTGGCCGCCACCGCGGCGGTCGCCGTCTCCATGGCCCAGGGGGCACTCGCCGCTTCGTTCAGCATCTCCGGTTCCGACTTCAAGGTCTCGGCCGGGAAGTTGAGCGGCACCGGCTTCGGCAACTACGCCACGGTCGACGTCGCCAAGAACGGCAAGCACGTACCCGTCTCCGTCTCGTCCATCAAGGACGCGGAGGTCACCGACATGTGCCAGTCCGTGCCGGTGGACATCCCGGTGCTCGGGACCTACACGATGACACTGGAGGCCGGTGGGTCGGGCACACCGGTCAAGGCCAAGGACCTGTACATAGACATGACCGACCTCAAGGCCAAGAAGGGCACCTTCACCAACATCGACATCGGTGTCGCCACCGGTTCCATGACGAAGAGCCAGGTCAACCCGAAGGACAAGGTCGATCCCAACGGCTACGCCCAGGAGGCGGACAAGGTGGAGATCATCGACGCCCATCAGACGGTCTGGGCCACGACCGCGGGCACATTCGAACTGTCAGGCCTGCACATGAACATCGCAGCCGGTCGCCACGACTGCTTCTGA
- a CDS encoding MerR family transcriptional regulator gives MKISELSRRSGVPVATIKYYRREGLLPEGRVLNPTTVEYDEEHIQRLRLIRSLIQLGGLSVARAREVLEAVEQPLDAFETLGVVHHALPVPAAATRGRGGEGPEGAVEEAAPGGAAARVEALIESMGWRISDASPHRPALAESLAALSHLGTDYTADDLIPYARLATSTADLDLAQLEGIEDQIALAERAVVLSVLFEPVVSLLRRLAQEDANHRRHDRHTCGRSGHPAA, from the coding sequence ATGAAGATTTCGGAGCTCAGTCGACGGTCCGGGGTGCCGGTGGCGACCATCAAGTACTACCGGCGGGAGGGGCTGCTCCCTGAGGGCCGCGTACTGAACCCGACGACGGTCGAGTACGACGAGGAGCACATCCAACGGCTGCGTCTGATCCGTTCCCTCATCCAGCTCGGCGGTCTGTCCGTCGCTCGCGCCCGGGAAGTGCTCGAAGCGGTCGAGCAGCCGTTGGACGCGTTCGAGACCCTGGGGGTCGTCCACCATGCTCTGCCGGTTCCTGCCGCGGCGACGCGCGGGAGGGGCGGCGAGGGTCCTGAGGGTGCCGTCGAGGAGGCGGCACCCGGTGGAGCCGCCGCGAGGGTCGAGGCTCTCATCGAGAGCATGGGCTGGCGGATCTCCGACGCCTCGCCGCACCGCCCGGCGCTCGCCGAGAGTCTCGCGGCACTGAGCCACCTCGGCACCGACTACACGGCCGACGACCTCATCCCCTACGCGCGGCTCGCCACCTCCACCGCGGACCTGGATCTCGCGCAGCTCGAAGGGATCGAGGACCAGATCGCCCTGGCCGAGCGGGCGGTGGTCCTCAGTGTGCTGTTCGAGCCGGTCGTCAGCCTGCTGCGGCGCCTCGCGCAGGAGGACGCGAATCACCGGCGCCATGATCGCCATACGTGTGGACGGTCCGGGCATCCGGCAGCGTGA
- a CDS encoding glycoside hydrolase family 32 protein, with protein MSTSPADPHLPAVHLRPPRNWINDPNGLVFHDGYYHVFFQYNPHGPQHANMHWGHYRSPDLLTWEPLPVALAPTPGGYDADGCYSGNAVSVEGRIVAFYSAHRDDRWWQPVTTAASHDNGRTWAKRPHLLIPEPPAGTTMYRDPYVWRQDDRWRMLVGSALDDGRAAALLYESDDLEHWSYRGPFHTSDTTAGTGPIGWECPQYATFGDRSALILSDWTPQGGPSHTTVITGRENDGRFEAATAPVPLDHGPDFYAPALLKAPGEDRWLMWGWAWEARDDAWTHEAGWAGVLTLPREISLTADGTLAQRPARELLALRGPRVLHGTGHITRTEPAELGQVSHTFDLTAALTPDPTGTSGLRLITSTDDSEYLDISLDPTTGRLVVDRTHASPDTRARGGTYTAPCPAAARPNTPVELRVIVDRSIAEVYLADEQVLTLRFYPSTDGPWRLQARTTGAGRGEFAVAAWNLSAHDLPQKAQLAGRGAQRA; from the coding sequence GTGTCCACGTCGCCCGCCGACCCCCACCTGCCCGCGGTCCATCTGCGACCGCCCCGCAACTGGATCAACGACCCCAACGGCCTGGTCTTCCACGACGGCTATTACCACGTCTTCTTCCAGTACAACCCGCACGGCCCCCAGCACGCGAACATGCACTGGGGCCACTACCGGAGCCCCGACCTGCTCACCTGGGAGCCCCTCCCCGTTGCCCTCGCCCCCACGCCCGGCGGCTACGACGCCGACGGCTGCTACTCGGGCAACGCCGTCTCCGTCGAGGGCCGCATCGTGGCCTTCTACTCCGCCCACCGCGACGACCGCTGGTGGCAGCCCGTCACCACGGCCGCGTCGCACGACAACGGCCGCACCTGGGCCAAGCGCCCTCACCTGCTCATCCCCGAGCCACCCGCCGGCACCACCATGTACCGGGACCCCTACGTCTGGCGGCAGGACGACCGCTGGCGGATGCTGGTCGGCTCCGCCCTCGACGACGGCCGCGCCGCGGCGCTGCTGTACGAGTCCGACGACCTGGAGCACTGGTCCTACCGAGGCCCCTTCCACACCAGCGACACCACCGCCGGCACGGGCCCGATCGGCTGGGAATGCCCCCAGTACGCCACCTTCGGCGACCGAAGCGCCCTGATCCTCAGCGACTGGACCCCTCAGGGCGGCCCCAGCCACACCACCGTCATCACCGGCCGGGAGAACGACGGACGCTTCGAGGCGGCCACGGCTCCCGTGCCACTGGACCACGGCCCCGACTTCTACGCCCCCGCCCTGCTCAAGGCCCCCGGAGAAGACCGCTGGCTGATGTGGGGCTGGGCCTGGGAAGCCCGGGACGACGCCTGGACGCACGAAGCGGGCTGGGCAGGCGTCCTCACGCTGCCCAGAGAGATCAGCCTCACCGCCGACGGAACCCTCGCCCAGCGCCCCGCCCGCGAACTGCTGGCCCTGCGCGGCCCGCGCGTCCTCCACGGAACCGGCCACATCACACGGACCGAGCCGGCCGAACTCGGCCAGGTCAGCCACACCTTCGACCTCACCGCCGCCCTGACACCGGACCCCACCGGCACCAGCGGGCTGCGCCTGATCACCTCGACCGACGACTCCGAGTACCTCGACATCAGCCTCGACCCCACGACAGGCCGCCTCGTCGTCGACCGCACCCACGCCTCGCCGGACACTCGGGCACGGGGAGGGACGTACACCGCGCCGTGCCCTGCTGCGGCACGCCCCAACACCCCGGTCGAACTCCGGGTGATCGTGGACCGCTCGATAGCCGAGGTCTACCTGGCCGACGAACAGGTCCTCACCCTGAGGTTCTACCCGTCCACTGACGGACCGTGGCGGCTCCAGGCCCGCACGACAGGGGCAGGGCGCGGAGAGTTCGCCGTCGCGGCATGGAACCTGTCCGCGCATGACCTCCCGCAGAAGGCCCAGTTGGCGGGCCGGGGCGCACAACGCGCCTGA
- a CDS encoding NmrA family NAD(P)-binding protein: MSERNPILITGAAGEIGGVSRTMVDMLLEQGHPVRAFVRQDDERAHSLRQAGAEVFVGDLLTIADVTAALRGVRRIYFSMSLSPYYTDAVSLMAAAARAQGDIEVFVNISEYEQSFMTFEKMTAPEEERRAWLGGLIADWSPQQRAHWVAEQVLDWSGLPTVNIRGAMFVENPLMTWLALEPLSRGELRLPFADHRLAPIAGYDVAELCVKILTDPEPHIAKSYDLNGPEWKDMHGFAEDYAAVLGRPVTYVPEDVETWNATYIDTALGALPHTAEHLKTLTRLMGGGGYRGTTDQLATLLGRPPKTVRWALENHPRIRKLAAA; encoded by the coding sequence ATGTCAGAGCGCAACCCCATCCTGATCACCGGAGCCGCCGGGGAGATCGGTGGAGTGAGCCGCACGATGGTCGACATGCTGCTCGAACAAGGGCACCCGGTACGGGCGTTCGTGCGCCAGGACGACGAACGCGCGCACTCGCTCCGCCAGGCCGGCGCCGAGGTCTTCGTCGGTGACCTGCTCACCATCGCCGACGTCACCGCCGCGCTGAGGGGCGTCCGACGCATCTACTTCAGCATGAGCCTGTCGCCGTACTACACCGACGCCGTCAGCCTGATGGCCGCAGCGGCGCGGGCCCAGGGCGACATCGAGGTGTTCGTCAACATCTCCGAGTACGAGCAGTCGTTCATGACGTTCGAGAAGATGACCGCGCCGGAGGAGGAACGGCGCGCGTGGCTCGGCGGACTCATCGCCGACTGGTCACCGCAGCAGCGGGCCCACTGGGTCGCGGAGCAGGTGCTGGACTGGTCCGGCCTGCCGACCGTCAACATCCGCGGCGCCATGTTCGTCGAGAACCCACTGATGACCTGGCTGGCCCTCGAGCCGCTGAGTCGGGGCGAACTGCGCCTGCCCTTCGCCGACCACCGACTCGCACCCATCGCGGGCTACGACGTGGCGGAGCTGTGCGTGAAGATCCTGACCGACCCGGAGCCGCACATCGCGAAGTCCTACGACCTCAACGGCCCGGAGTGGAAGGACATGCACGGTTTCGCGGAGGACTACGCCGCCGTACTGGGACGCCCGGTCACCTACGTTCCCGAAGACGTCGAGACCTGGAACGCCACCTACATCGACACCGCCCTGGGCGCGCTCCCGCACACCGCGGAGCATCTGAAGACGCTGACCAGGCTGATGGGCGGCGGCGGTTATCGCGGCACCACCGACCAACTCGCGACGCTGCTCGGGCGCCCGCCGAAGACGGTGCGCTGGGCACTGGAGAACCATCCGCGCATCCGGAAGCTGGCCGCTGCCTGA